The following are from one region of the Petrotoga mobilis SJ95 genome:
- the cas5b gene encoding type I-B CRISPR-associated protein Cas5b, whose protein sequence is MALVFDITGEYAMFRKFYTTTSSASYPFPPPTAVGGLIAAIIGVENKSENKAHLASYWEALYGNRISISIRSPIKWFTTSINLWNYKDPKKGIHNIIKHQFVKRPKYRIYVEGPIEEKLKPFLEQGNFVFTPYLGTAYSFANIDYIGSFNPVKINDGEVNIKSIIPADIKPKINLKKTKGIFKDIVPLQMDEERGLTKSLSVFYPVNSDTGIIVDNPEEIGGVLVGNDEIVWLPEWSRKPSG, encoded by the coding sequence ATGGCCCTTGTTTTTGATATTACAGGGGAGTATGCTATGTTTCGCAAATTCTATACAACCACTTCTTCCGCATCCTATCCCTTTCCGCCACCTACGGCTGTTGGAGGATTAATTGCAGCTATAATAGGCGTAGAGAACAAATCTGAAAATAAAGCTCATTTGGCTTCTTATTGGGAAGCATTGTATGGAAACAGAATTTCCATCTCTATAAGATCTCCAATTAAATGGTTCACTACTAGCATAAACCTGTGGAATTATAAAGACCCAAAAAAGGGAATTCACAATATTATAAAACATCAATTTGTTAAAAGGCCAAAATATCGAATTTATGTAGAAGGTCCTATAGAAGAAAAATTAAAACCTTTTCTTGAACAAGGTAATTTTGTTTTTACTCCATATTTAGGTACAGCATATTCATTTGCTAATATTGACTACATAGGATCTTTCAACCCAGTGAAGATCAATGATGGTGAGGTAAATATTAAAAGTATCATACCAGCTGATATTAAACCCAAAATTAATCTGAAAAAAACCAAAGGAATCTTTAAAGACATAGTCCCTCTTCAGATGGATGAAGAAAGGGGACTTACCAAAAGCTTGTCAGTTTTTTATCCAGTCAATAGCGATACGGGGATTATTGTTGATAATCCTGAAGAGATAGGGGGAGTTTTGGTTGGAAATGATGAAATTGTTTGGCTTCCTGAATGGTCAAGAAAGCCATCCGGATAA
- the cas3 gene encoding CRISPR-associated helicase Cas3' translates to MMKLFGFLNGQESHPDKLLKDHLEGVFEKSKEISNFHGYNDLVDPLKPICLTHDVAKSHVKFQQYLKTKKGKYPHSEPSSYLTFMLTKDVFQAEIVRRHHSYQLNFEDIMSFWRNLNYQDVIKALEEFLDLNKIEYLTEKEWKRLIFQSWHSQYLLNKTVKAEELWFNTRIENSIFITSDRLDALNVDRINFDKISYQQDRFDKFLESLPKNHLSDWKNKIRESTLSNVDTISEPGIYTITLPTGAGKTLTGLQASMKLANKLSLKTIIYVLPFISIVDQNSEVAKKIYDKVQEDHHLVSASKEKEDLDNLERFILSFRYFKEPLIVTTLAKFWEVLYSPNANDSMSFHRLKDAVVILDEPQSIPPEYWQGFGETMSFLSKKMGTYFILMTATQPKIAEGKELAPKSSFPKNRHCYNIVNEKIKLSDIKQFTADRTDNSSLLILNTRKEALKAFILLREHLKSNLFFLSTWVIPKERLERIKQIKQLENKNLPRNLISTQVVEAGVDLDFDYVFKDLSPFDSIVQAAGRCNRRMLNKLGTVMVAEIVDDDSENERSYASYVYDSISLNKTKEIFSNKNKFSENEVQELLDKYYTALSVSKYQKGPWYEIKEGNWSNYKPLIKEHLYEDVVFVDSDGTVSNKLYEIESLEHSLENYERKKQLWKEIQNYSINVPHKELEEWENYCNEVFLEDDKKLEYKGNGIWLITQLGIGEIYSEEVGFIPYELKEDFHG, encoded by the coding sequence ATGATGAAATTGTTTGGCTTCCTGAATGGTCAAGAAAGCCATCCGGATAAACTGCTTAAAGATCATTTAGAAGGAGTCTTCGAAAAATCCAAAGAGATATCAAATTTTCATGGGTACAATGATTTAGTTGATCCATTAAAACCTATCTGCTTAACTCATGATGTAGCTAAATCTCATGTTAAATTTCAACAATATTTAAAGACAAAAAAAGGAAAATATCCTCATTCTGAACCTTCTTCTTATTTAACATTTATGCTTACAAAGGATGTTTTCCAAGCCGAAATTGTTAGAAGACATCATTCATATCAACTAAATTTTGAAGATATAATGTCTTTTTGGAGAAATTTAAATTATCAAGACGTTATAAAAGCATTAGAAGAATTCCTTGATCTAAACAAAATTGAATATCTAACAGAAAAGGAATGGAAAAGATTAATATTTCAATCTTGGCATTCACAGTATCTTTTAAACAAGACGGTTAAAGCTGAAGAATTATGGTTTAATACGAGAATCGAGAATTCAATTTTTATAACATCTGATAGGCTAGATGCGTTAAATGTTGATAGGATCAATTTTGATAAAATTTCTTATCAACAAGATAGGTTCGACAAATTTCTTGAATCCCTTCCAAAGAACCATTTAAGCGATTGGAAAAACAAAATAAGAGAAAGTACATTATCAAACGTTGATACAATTTCAGAACCAGGTATCTATACCATAACGCTCCCAACTGGGGCTGGAAAAACACTCACTGGATTGCAAGCATCGATGAAGTTAGCAAATAAACTTTCTCTTAAAACAATTATTTATGTATTACCGTTCATAAGTATTGTTGATCAAAATTCTGAAGTTGCAAAGAAAATATACGACAAAGTACAGGAAGACCATCATTTGGTAAGTGCATCAAAGGAAAAAGAAGATTTAGATAATTTAGAAAGGTTTATACTTTCTTTTAGATACTTCAAAGAGCCACTCATTGTTACAACCCTTGCAAAGTTTTGGGAAGTGCTTTATTCTCCTAATGCCAACGATTCTATGAGTTTCCACAGGTTAAAAGATGCGGTAGTTATTTTGGATGAACCTCAGTCGATTCCCCCTGAATATTGGCAAGGATTTGGAGAAACAATGTCTTTTCTTTCAAAAAAGATGGGAACTTATTTTATTTTAATGACCGCTACACAACCTAAAATAGCAGAAGGTAAAGAGTTAGCTCCTAAATCTTCTTTCCCAAAAAATAGACACTGTTATAACATAGTTAATGAAAAAATAAAGCTTTCTGATATTAAACAATTTACAGCTGATAGAACTGATAACTCTTCTCTACTTATTCTTAACACAAGAAAAGAAGCGTTAAAAGCTTTTATCTTACTCCGAGAACATTTGAAAAGTAACCTTTTCTTTCTTTCTACTTGGGTAATTCCTAAAGAAAGGTTAGAAAGAATTAAACAGATCAAACAGTTGGAAAATAAAAACTTGCCAAGAAATCTCATATCTACCCAGGTAGTAGAAGCTGGAGTAGACTTAGACTTTGATTACGTTTTTAAAGATTTATCCCCCTTTGATAGTATCGTGCAAGCTGCTGGAAGATGTAATAGAAGAATGCTAAATAAACTTGGCACAGTAATGGTTGCTGAAATAGTAGATGATGACAGTGAGAATGAAAGATCATATGCTTCTTATGTGTACGATAGCATATCGCTGAATAAGACAAAAGAAATTTTTTCCAACAAAAATAAATTTTCAGAAAACGAAGTTCAAGAACTACTAGATAAATATTACACTGCATTGTCAGTGAGTAAATACCAAAAAGGTCCTTGGTATGAGATAAAAGAAGGGAATTGGAGTAATTATAAACCTCTAATAAAAGAACATTTATACGAGGATGTGGTGTTTGTAGATTCGGATGGAACAGTCTCAAACAAATTATATGAAATTGAAAGTTTGGAACATAGTTTAGAAAATTACGAAAGAAAAAAACAACTATGGAAAGAAATTCAAAATTATTCTATAAATGTTCCTCACAAAGAACTGGAAGAATGGGAAAACTACTGTAACGAAGTATTTCTAGAGGATGACAAAAAGCTTGAGTATAAGGGAAATGGAATTTGGTTGATTACCCAATTAGGCATTGGGGAAATCTATTCTGAAGAAGTAGGGTTTATTCCATATGAATTGAAAGAGGATTTTCATGGATGA
- a CDS encoding Rpn family recombination-promoting nuclease/putative transposase has protein sequence MLFEHKSYNNASVFLQLLKYPLKIWEEKYITKTNKLSIIIPNQCQVFKL, from the coding sequence ATTCTCTTTGAACACAAAAGTTACAATAATGCCAGTGTGTTTCTGCAACTTTTAAAATACCCACTAAAGATATGGGAAGAAAAATACATCACCAAAACGAACAAATTATCTATAATAATACCGAACCAATGCCAAGTATTTAAGCTATAA
- the cas1b gene encoding type I-B CRISPR-associated endonuclease Cas1b, whose protein sequence is MKPIYIFQSGTLSRKGNTLAFKNESDEKTKYFPIENISEIKIFGEININKRLLEFLSANNLPLHFFNHYGFYVGSFYPYEHNTNGITIVKQVEHYISSEKRLVLAKKFVEGAMQNILKIVQYYERKNDLTIKRYSQKMEEFIQNIPQIGSINELMAQEGNYREIYYNFIDNNIISNEDFKMVVREKRPPTNYLNTLISFGNSLMYSTVLTQIYQTPLDPRIGYLHSTNFRKFSLNLDIAEIFKPIVVDRTIFNLVNKKIINENHFKKVQGGIHLNEEGQKNFIKNYEEHLSTTLKHKKLKRNITYRTLIKHEAYKILKHLIEEKEYVPFTMRW, encoded by the coding sequence TTGAAACCTATCTATATATTTCAAAGCGGAACGTTATCTAGAAAAGGAAACACACTAGCCTTTAAAAATGAATCTGATGAAAAAACAAAGTACTTCCCGATAGAAAACATTTCAGAAATAAAGATATTTGGAGAAATAAACATAAACAAACGACTTCTTGAATTCTTGTCAGCCAATAACTTACCACTCCATTTTTTCAACCATTATGGTTTTTATGTGGGAAGTTTTTATCCATATGAGCATAATACAAATGGAATAACAATAGTTAAACAAGTAGAGCACTATATCTCCTCAGAAAAAAGATTAGTTTTAGCAAAAAAGTTTGTAGAAGGAGCTATGCAAAACATCTTAAAGATTGTGCAATATTATGAAAGGAAAAACGATTTAACAATAAAACGGTATTCGCAAAAAATGGAAGAATTTATTCAGAATATTCCCCAGATTGGTTCTATTAACGAATTAATGGCACAAGAGGGAAATTATAGAGAGATTTATTATAATTTTATTGATAACAATATAATCTCAAATGAAGATTTCAAAATGGTTGTCAGAGAAAAAAGGCCCCCTACAAATTACCTGAACACACTTATCAGTTTTGGAAATTCTTTAATGTACTCTACAGTTTTAACGCAAATTTATCAAACACCATTAGATCCTAGAATTGGCTATCTTCATTCAACTAACTTTAGAAAATTTTCTTTGAACCTTGATATAGCTGAAATATTTAAGCCCATTGTGGTAGATAGAACTATTTTTAACCTTGTGAATAAAAAAATAATTAATGAAAACCATTTTAAAAAAGTTCAAGGCGGCATTCACTTGAACGAAGAAGGCCAAAAAAATTTTATAAAAAATTATGAAGAGCATTTAAGTACAACTTTAAAACATAAAAAATTAAAAAGAAATATTACCTACAGAACATTGATAAAACATGAGGCTTATAAGATTTTAAAACATCTGATAGAAGAAAAAGAATACGTTCCTTTTACAATGAGGTGGTAA
- the cas2 gene encoding CRISPR-associated endonuclease Cas2, giving the protein MAYDVNEKRVAKVLKKARQYLNWVQNSLLEGEITKAKYEILKQQIRKITKKDEDSITWYIFESRKIFIKETYGVEKGEPDDFII; this is encoded by the coding sequence ATGGCCTACGATGTTAATGAAAAAAGAGTAGCAAAAGTTTTAAAAAAAGCGAGACAATACCTGAACTGGGTACAAAATTCCTTGCTGGAAGGAGAAATAACAAAAGCAAAATATGAGATCTTAAAACAACAGATAAGAAAAATTACAAAAAAAGATGAAGATAGCATTACTTGGTACATTTTCGAATCTCGAAAAATTTTTATAAAAGAAACTTATGGTGTGGAAAAAGGTGAACCTGATGACTTCATAATTTAA
- a CDS encoding heavy metal translocating P-type ATPase, producing the protein MKHRNRQTKHNMNAEHTNHTDGGGHASHHAHMVADFRKRFWVSLIVTIPVLLLSPLIQSFFGYSIDFAGSMFFLFGLSSFVYFYGGWPFLEGLFQELKKKQPGMMTLIALAISVAYFYSSAVVFGVEGKVFFWELVTLIDIMLLGHWIEMKSIMGASQALEELAKLMPSEAHRLKESGDIEEVKIEDLQSQDKVLIKPGEKIPVDGIVLEGESDVDESAITGESKPVSKKKDDKVIGGAVNGEGSLTVQVTKTGKDSYLSQVIELVRIASESKSRAQGLADKAAFWLTIIAITAGAATLITWLVLGKEFVFALERMVTVMVITCPHALGLAIPLVIAVITSISAKNGLLIRNRTSFEGARNIDVVVFDKTGTLTKGEFGVSDIVTFGGWKEDELLRDVAAIETNSEHTIAKGIVKKAKEKKLDLPKVENFSSLPGKGAKARIQGKQIFVGNKGIFEIAEVSSTDDAQKQANEFASQGKTLVFVASENKIQGIIALSDIIRDESKEAIKRLKKQDISVSMITGDNQATAKFVADQLGLDSFFAEVLPDKKSEKIKKLQSEGRKVAMVGDGVNDAPALAQADVGIAIGAGTDVAVETADVVLIENDPRNVLDIIRLSAINHRKTVQNLAWATGYNVFAIPLAAGVLYSYGIILAPAMGAIIMSLSTVIVAINSRLIKFQKEY; encoded by the coding sequence ATGAAACACAGAAACCGTCAAACGAAACATAATATGAATGCCGAGCACACAAATCATACCGATGGTGGTGGGCATGCCTCACATCACGCACACATGGTGGCTGATTTCAGGAAGAGGTTCTGGGTATCATTAATTGTGACTATCCCCGTTCTTCTACTTTCTCCACTTATCCAATCTTTTTTCGGCTATTCCATAGATTTTGCGGGTTCGATGTTTTTTCTTTTTGGCCTTTCTTCATTTGTCTATTTCTACGGTGGCTGGCCGTTTTTAGAGGGACTGTTTCAGGAGTTAAAAAAGAAACAACCCGGTATGATGACGCTCATTGCGCTGGCTATATCTGTCGCCTATTTTTACAGTAGTGCGGTTGTCTTTGGAGTTGAAGGAAAAGTATTCTTTTGGGAATTAGTTACCCTTATAGATATTATGCTCCTTGGACACTGGATAGAGATGAAATCTATTATGGGAGCGTCACAGGCTTTGGAGGAACTGGCGAAACTTATGCCGTCAGAAGCCCATCGTCTAAAAGAAAGTGGAGATATAGAAGAGGTCAAGATTGAAGATTTGCAATCACAGGATAAAGTGCTTATCAAACCGGGTGAAAAAATTCCGGTTGACGGAATAGTTCTCGAAGGCGAATCGGATGTTGATGAATCTGCTATAACTGGTGAATCAAAGCCGGTAAGCAAAAAAAAGGATGATAAGGTTATCGGTGGCGCAGTCAACGGAGAAGGTTCTCTCACTGTCCAAGTAACCAAGACCGGCAAAGATTCTTATCTTTCCCAAGTGATAGAGTTAGTAAGGATTGCCAGTGAAAGTAAATCTAGGGCGCAAGGATTAGCGGATAAGGCGGCTTTCTGGTTGACAATAATTGCTATTACGGCAGGTGCAGCAACCCTTATAACCTGGCTTGTATTAGGTAAAGAATTTGTATTTGCTTTGGAACGTATGGTTACTGTCATGGTTATTACTTGCCCGCACGCCTTAGGCCTGGCTATACCACTTGTTATCGCTGTAATTACATCTATTTCGGCTAAGAACGGCCTTCTGATTAGGAATAGAACTTCTTTTGAAGGTGCTCGTAATATTGATGTTGTCGTTTTTGATAAAACAGGTACATTAACCAAAGGGGAATTCGGGGTATCGGACATTGTTACGTTTGGCGGCTGGAAGGAAGACGAGCTTTTACGTGATGTCGCTGCCATTGAAACAAATTCCGAACACACGATTGCCAAAGGAATCGTGAAAAAAGCAAAAGAAAAGAAGCTGGATTTACCTAAGGTAGAAAATTTCTCAAGTCTGCCAGGGAAAGGCGCTAAAGCGCGTATTCAGGGCAAACAAATTTTTGTTGGAAATAAAGGGATTTTTGAAATTGCCGAAGTATCTTCAACGGACGATGCGCAAAAACAGGCTAACGAGTTTGCTTCTCAGGGAAAGACACTGGTCTTTGTTGCTTCAGAAAACAAGATTCAGGGGATCATCGCTCTCTCAGATATCATCAGAGATGAATCAAAAGAAGCGATTAAGAGACTCAAAAAGCAAGATATAAGTGTTTCGATGATTACTGGCGATAATCAGGCAACCGCTAAATTTGTAGCCGATCAATTAGGCTTGGACAGTTTTTTTGCCGAAGTTTTGCCCGATAAAAAATCCGAGAAAATAAAAAAACTTCAAAGCGAAGGTAGAAAAGTTGCGATGGTGGGTGATGGTGTCAATGATGCGCCTGCTCTGGCTCAGGCTGACGTGGGAATAGCCATAGGGGCAGGTACGGATGTAGCTGTTGAAACAGCCGATGTGGTATTGATCGAGAATGATCCCAGAAATGTATTGGATATCATCCGGCTCTCGGCAATTAATCATCGCAAAACTGTCCAAAATCTTGCTTGGGCTACAGGCTATAACGTGTTTGCCATACCTCTAGCGGCCGGGGTCTTGTATAGTTATGGAATTATTCTCGCTCCAGCTATGGGGGCTATTATCATGTCCCTTAGTACAGTAATTGTCGCGATTAATTCTAGACTGATAAAATTTCAAAAGGAATACTAA
- a CDS encoding ferredoxin gives MGKPNCTQTCPEVFQLEEGKSKVIVDTVYKEAEVKCREVEARCSVQAIFVTE, from the coding sequence ATGGGAAAGCCCAATTGCACACAAACCTGTCCTGAAGTGTTTCAACTGGAAGAAGGAAAATCAAAAGTCATCGTTGATACTGTTTACAAAGAAGCTGAGGTCAAATGTCGAGAAGTTGAAGCCAGATGTTCGGTACAAGCGATTTTTGTTACTGAATAG
- the cas4 gene encoding CRISPR-associated protein Cas4, with protein MDDNIITGYSVLAYSICPREAWFVLRRFTPEQDNPYIELGRFLHKNSYEGKGEKEIKLPGAVIDLIWNDNKCTIVGEIKKSSKSFKGAKIQLLYYLKLLEDMGIQAKGEILLPKEKKRIPIVFDEEAKKEIQDTLLKLNELIESPIPSPPKWIGVCSKCGFAELCWAGEE; from the coding sequence ATGGATGATAATATCATTACAGGATATTCAGTTTTAGCCTATTCAATATGCCCAAGAGAAGCTTGGTTTGTTTTAAGAAGATTCACTCCTGAACAAGATAACCCCTACATAGAACTAGGAAGGTTTTTACACAAAAATTCTTATGAAGGGAAAGGAGAAAAAGAAATAAAGCTTCCAGGAGCTGTAATTGATTTAATTTGGAATGATAATAAGTGTACCATAGTTGGAGAAATCAAAAAATCTTCGAAATCTTTCAAAGGAGCCAAAATCCAGTTGTTATATTATTTAAAATTATTGGAGGATATGGGTATTCAAGCAAAGGGGGAAATTCTATTGCCAAAAGAAAAAAAGAGAATTCCCATTGTGTTCGATGAGGAAGCCAAAAAAGAAATACAAGATACACTTCTTAAACTCAATGAATTAATTGAATCGCCTATTCCATCTCCACCAAAATGGATAGGAGTGTGTTCAAAATGTGGCTTTGCAGAATTATGTTGGGCGGGAGAGGAATAA